In the genome of Candidatus Dormiibacterota bacterium, one region contains:
- a CDS encoding ABC transporter substrate-binding protein → MKPSRAMLLVAVISVLAGCGGNGGSLAAFTSRYPQCGPRGQAVYDYLRTGVDGSADHNLDVGFADARAGILKQPDAAQDALDRAQAQKVVTSCEQAVSPSLAIPVGPGVTSDTITLGVLTDLTGIFADFGKTVSRGSQLFWQDQNRKGGVCGRKVDLLVKDHGYNVQNTVGLYLAMQPKVLAFQELLGSPEIQAVLANITTDQVLTEAVAWSSRLLTNPYMVISGTTYDLEMINGVEWLMRNKGLHSGDRIGDIYLEGEFGENALAGTRAAASANHLTVVEQRIHSTDKDMTAPVQALKAAGAHFTAITATPGQVAAVATAAEALHYDLTILGSNPTFDPSVLTGPAGPALSHSFYVVQSYAPYSGDGVGPSTVRGEYAAAYPNQPVSASSPGYGYGQAEIMYRILDAACKSGSLERPALLRAFRSLSAVDTEGLIAPLNYSQPGQPPARQVFITQPDAQSPGGLKVVQTLFASPLGQTFQP, encoded by the coding sequence ATGAAGCCGTCGAGGGCCATGCTCCTCGTCGCCGTGATCAGCGTGCTCGCCGGCTGCGGCGGCAACGGCGGCTCGCTGGCCGCCTTCACGTCGCGCTACCCGCAGTGCGGCCCCCGCGGCCAGGCGGTCTACGACTACCTGCGCACCGGGGTCGACGGCTCCGCCGACCACAACCTCGACGTCGGCTTCGCCGACGCCCGCGCCGGCATCCTCAAGCAGCCCGACGCGGCCCAGGACGCGCTCGATCGCGCCCAGGCCCAGAAGGTGGTCACCTCCTGCGAGCAGGCGGTGTCGCCCAGCCTGGCGATCCCGGTGGGCCCGGGGGTCACATCCGACACCATCACCCTCGGGGTCCTCACCGACCTGACCGGCATCTTCGCCGACTTCGGCAAGACCGTCTCCCGGGGCAGCCAGCTCTTCTGGCAGGACCAGAACAGGAAGGGCGGGGTCTGCGGCCGCAAGGTCGACCTGCTGGTCAAGGACCACGGCTACAACGTCCAGAACACCGTCGGCCTCTACCTCGCGATGCAGCCCAAGGTGCTCGCCTTCCAGGAGCTGCTGGGCTCGCCCGAGATCCAGGCGGTGCTGGCGAACATCACCACCGACCAGGTGCTCACCGAGGCGGTCGCGTGGTCGTCGAGGCTGCTCACCAACCCCTACATGGTGATCAGCGGCACCACCTACGACCTCGAGATGATCAACGGGGTCGAGTGGCTGATGCGCAACAAGGGGCTGCACAGCGGCGACAGGATCGGCGACATCTACCTCGAGGGCGAGTTCGGCGAGAACGCCCTGGCGGGCACCCGGGCGGCGGCGTCGGCCAACCACCTCACCGTGGTCGAGCAGCGGATCCACTCCACCGACAAGGACATGACCGCACCGGTGCAGGCGCTCAAGGCGGCGGGGGCCCACTTCACGGCGATCACCGCCACCCCCGGACAGGTGGCGGCGGTCGCCACCGCGGCCGAGGCGCTGCACTACGACCTCACCATCCTCGGCTCCAACCCGACCTTCGACCCCTCGGTGCTCACCGGGCCGGCGGGGCCGGCGCTCTCCCACAGCTTCTACGTGGTGCAGTCGTACGCGCCCTACTCCGGCGACGGCGTCGGCCCCTCGACGGTCCGCGGCGAGTACGCCGCCGCCTATCCCAACCAGCCGGTGAGCGCCAGCAGCCCGGGCTACGGATACGGCCAGGCCGAGATCATGTACCGGATCCTCGACGCCGCCTGCAAGAGCGGGTCGCTGGAGCGGCCGGCGCTGCTCAGGGCCTTCCGCAGCCTCAGCGCCGTCGACACCGAGGGCCTGATCGCGCCCCTGAACTACAGCCAGCCCGGCCAGCCGCCGGCGCGGCAGGTCTTCATCACCCAGCCCGACGCCCAGTCACCGGGCGGCCTCAAGGTGGTCCAGACCCTCTTCGCGTCGCCCCTGGGGCAGACCTTCCAACCCTGA
- a CDS encoding metallophosphoesterase family protein encodes MRLCVLSDIHGNLHALEAVLEDVRSAGGDMLVVAGDLVHQGPRPAETVDLLRSLDGSGLGAVHMIRGNTDRHVLGEPPPPPPGPDAAGRGAGVEWTRAQLGEERLSWLASLPAELVVGGRLVVHGSPRADDHGIWPETPVADFDSPLWADLLLCGHTHHSMHRREGRRHIVNGGSVAWPLDGDPRPGYAVVEEAESGAEGVRVELRRVEYDRARTVAELEERRVPRREVVRRYIETATWRTRTEEPVR; translated from the coding sequence GTGAGGCTCTGCGTCCTTTCGGACATCCACGGCAATCTCCACGCGCTCGAGGCGGTGCTGGAGGACGTCCGCAGCGCCGGCGGCGACATGCTGGTGGTCGCCGGCGACCTGGTGCACCAGGGGCCGCGACCGGCCGAGACCGTCGACCTGCTGCGCAGCCTCGACGGCAGCGGCCTCGGCGCCGTGCACATGATCCGGGGCAACACCGACCGCCACGTCCTCGGCGAGCCGCCGCCGCCGCCCCCGGGCCCCGACGCCGCCGGGCGGGGGGCCGGGGTGGAGTGGACTCGGGCGCAGCTCGGCGAGGAGCGGCTGAGCTGGCTGGCCTCCCTGCCCGCCGAGCTGGTGGTCGGCGGGAGGCTGGTGGTGCACGGCTCGCCCCGGGCCGACGACCACGGCATCTGGCCGGAGACCCCGGTGGCGGACTTCGACAGCCCGCTCTGGGCCGACCTGCTGCTCTGCGGCCACACCCACCACTCCATGCACCGCCGCGAGGGGCGGCGTCACATCGTCAACGGAGGCAGCGTGGCCTGGCCGCTGGACGGCGATCCCCGCCCCGGGTACGCGGTGGTCGAGGAGGCGGAGAGCGGCGCCGAGGGGGTGCGGGTCGAGCTGCGCCGGGTCGAGTACGACCGCGCCCGCACCGTCGCCGAGCTCGAGGAGCGGCGCGTCCCCCGGCGGGAGGTGGTGCGGCGCTACATCGAGACCGCCACCTGGCGCACCCGGACCGAGGAGCCGGTGCGATGA
- the sat gene encoding sulfate adenylyltransferase, which produces MSLVRPHGPARRLQPLLVPPAEREAEIARAGSLRRLPMTSRETSDLLMLGIGAFTPLRGFMGAADWGTVCDQMRLADGTFWPIPITLSATDEQASALAPDEEVALVDGESGELLGTLRVEERYAIDRLHECREVFRTVDPQHPGVAKVLEQGPVNLAGPVRVLGEGQFPERYPDIYLRPHQTRALFESRGWSTVAAFQTRNPMHRAHEYLAKVAIEVCDGLLVHQLLGRLKAGDIPAEVRVRCIDALVEGYFVPGTCVQAGYPMEMRYAGPREALLHAVFRQNYGCSHLVIGRDHAGVGSYYGPLDAQRIFDELPAGALELRPLKIDWTFFCSGCDGMASARTCPHGPEQRLLISGTRVREMLASGEAVDEHFSRPEVLAILREYYSGLDARVEAGLHSH; this is translated from the coding sequence ATGAGCCTGGTCAGGCCGCACGGCCCGGCGCGGCGCCTCCAGCCGCTGCTGGTGCCCCCGGCGGAGCGCGAGGCCGAGATCGCCCGCGCCGGCTCGCTGCGGCGGCTGCCGATGACCTCGCGGGAGACCTCCGACCTGCTCATGCTCGGCATCGGCGCCTTCACGCCGCTGCGCGGCTTCATGGGCGCCGCGGACTGGGGGACCGTCTGCGACCAGATGCGCCTGGCCGACGGCACCTTCTGGCCCATCCCCATCACCCTCTCGGCGACCGACGAGCAGGCCTCCGCCCTCGCCCCCGACGAGGAGGTGGCGCTGGTCGACGGCGAGAGCGGAGAGCTGCTGGGCACGCTGCGGGTGGAGGAGCGGTACGCCATCGACCGGCTCCACGAGTGCCGCGAGGTCTTCCGCACCGTCGATCCCCAGCATCCCGGCGTCGCCAAGGTGCTGGAGCAGGGCCCGGTGAACCTCGCGGGACCGGTCCGCGTGCTCGGAGAGGGGCAATTCCCGGAGCGCTACCCGGACATCTACCTGCGGCCGCACCAGACCCGGGCCCTCTTCGAGTCCCGGGGCTGGTCGACGGTGGCCGCCTTCCAGACCCGCAACCCGATGCACCGCGCCCACGAGTACCTCGCCAAGGTCGCCATCGAGGTGTGCGACGGCCTGCTCGTCCACCAGCTGCTGGGACGGCTGAAGGCGGGCGACATCCCCGCCGAGGTGCGGGTGCGCTGCATCGACGCGCTCGTCGAGGGCTACTTCGTGCCCGGCACCTGCGTCCAGGCCGGCTACCCGATGGAGATGCGCTACGCCGGCCCGCGGGAGGCGCTGCTGCATGCGGTGTTCCGCCAGAACTACGGCTGCAGCCACCTGGTGATCGGACGTGACCACGCCGGCGTCGGCAGCTACTACGGCCCCCTCGACGCCCAGCGGATCTTCGACGAGCTCCCCGCCGGCGCCCTCGAGCTGCGGCCGCTGAAGATCGACTGGACCTTCTTCTGCTCCGGGTGCGACGGCATGGCCTCGGCGAGGACGTGCCCCCACGGACCCGAGCAGCGCCTGCTCATCAGCGGCACCCGGGTGCGCGAGATGCTCGCCTCGGGCGAGGCCGTCGACGAGCACTTCAGCCGTCCGGAGGTCCTGGCGATCCTCCGCGAGTACTACTCCGGGCTCGACGCGAGGGTCGAGGCCGGGCTCCACTCCCACTGA
- the aprB gene encoding adenylyl-sulfate reductase subunit beta, with the protein MPTYVNPDKCDGCKALDKPACAYICPNDLMILDMVQGKSFNQEPDQCWECYSCVKVCPQSAIAMRGYSDVMPLGASLTPLRGTDSIMWTVQFRDKRVKRFKFPIRSTAWGTIEPYEGMPAPDSARLGDPHLCGEDAWLGVDTLPVPAEAATAGPRG; encoded by the coding sequence GTGCCCACCTATGTCAACCCGGACAAGTGCGACGGCTGCAAGGCGCTCGACAAACCGGCGTGCGCGTACATCTGTCCCAACGACCTGATGATCCTCGACATGGTGCAGGGCAAGTCCTTCAACCAGGAGCCCGACCAGTGCTGGGAGTGCTACTCCTGCGTCAAGGTCTGCCCCCAGTCGGCGATCGCGATGCGCGGCTACAGCGACGTGATGCCGCTCGGCGCCAGCCTGACGCCGCTGCGCGGCACCGACTCGATCATGTGGACGGTGCAGTTCCGCGACAAGCGGGTGAAGCGGTTCAAGTTCCCGATCCGGTCCACCGCCTGGGGGACCATCGAGCCGTACGAGGGGATGCCCGCGCCCGACTCCGCGCGGCTCGGCGATCCCCACCTGTGCGGCGAGGACGCCTGGCTGGGGGTCGACACCCTGCCCGTCCCCGCCGAGGCCGCGACCGCCGGGCCGAGGGGGTAG
- the aprA gene encoding adenylyl-sulfate reductase subunit alpha has protein sequence MEAPALEVVDTDLLILGGGMAGCGAAFEAGYWGRDKGLRVTLVEKAAVERSGAVAMGLSAINCYMGMRHGENQPEDFVRYVRNDLMGLCREDLVYDIARHVDSTVHMFEKWGLPIFKTEDGRYKREGRWQIMIHGESYKPIVAEAAKKAIGAENVYERLFVSHVLTDEATGRATGAVAFSVREHKVYVFRARAVISSAGGATGVFRPHAVGEGLGRIWYAPWNTGSAYSLAIKAGATMTQMEHRLVVTRFKDGYGPVGMWFLLFKGKVKNAYGELYEDTQQKAIAPYAPYDKVRPIPTPLRNHQMLTDRAEGRGPHYMRTDEALQALTMGLDPKAVREIESDAWEDFLDMTMSQALLWASQNIDPAKVPSELTLTEPYLMGSHSSATGAWVSGPEDLARDGYFWGYNRMTTVPGLFAAGDGVGGSAHKFSSGSYTEGRLAAKGAISYMTDNPGSFEHDPARVEEITGELFQPYRVFEEAHGSSTKEDINPNYFYPKQGLHRLQKIMDEYCAGVGANYITNEPTLRRGMELMEVFKEDMAKVAARDRHELLRCWELRDRIWCAEAHMRHILHREETRWPGYYYRMDHPKIDDENWKVFVNSRFDAGNGGWKMSTHPCHTLVP, from the coding sequence ATGGAGGCGCCCGCGCTGGAGGTGGTCGACACCGACCTGCTGATCCTCGGCGGTGGCATGGCGGGCTGCGGCGCCGCCTTCGAGGCCGGCTACTGGGGCCGCGACAAGGGCCTCCGGGTGACCCTGGTCGAGAAGGCGGCGGTGGAGCGGAGCGGCGCGGTGGCCATGGGCCTCAGCGCGATCAACTGCTACATGGGGATGCGGCACGGCGAGAACCAGCCCGAGGACTTCGTGCGCTACGTGCGCAACGACCTGATGGGCCTCTGCCGCGAGGACCTCGTCTACGACATCGCGCGCCACGTCGACTCGACCGTCCACATGTTCGAGAAGTGGGGCCTGCCGATCTTCAAGACCGAGGACGGGCGCTACAAGCGCGAGGGCCGCTGGCAGATCATGATCCACGGCGAGTCCTACAAGCCGATCGTCGCCGAGGCGGCGAAGAAGGCGATCGGGGCGGAGAACGTCTACGAGCGCCTCTTCGTCTCCCACGTGCTCACCGACGAGGCCACCGGGCGGGCGACCGGCGCGGTCGCGTTCAGCGTCCGCGAGCACAAGGTCTACGTCTTCCGGGCGCGGGCGGTGATCTCCAGCGCCGGGGGCGCCACCGGCGTGTTCCGTCCCCATGCGGTGGGGGAGGGTCTGGGGCGGATCTGGTACGCCCCCTGGAACACGGGGTCGGCGTACTCGCTGGCGATCAAGGCCGGCGCCACCATGACCCAGATGGAGCACCGGCTGGTGGTCACCCGCTTCAAGGACGGGTACGGGCCGGTGGGGATGTGGTTCCTGCTCTTCAAGGGGAAGGTGAAGAACGCCTACGGCGAGCTCTACGAGGACACCCAGCAGAAGGCGATCGCCCCCTACGCGCCCTACGACAAGGTGCGGCCGATCCCCACGCCGCTGCGCAACCACCAGATGCTCACCGACCGCGCCGAGGGCAGGGGCCCGCACTACATGCGCACCGACGAGGCCCTGCAGGCGCTCACCATGGGGCTCGACCCCAAGGCGGTGCGCGAGATCGAGAGCGACGCCTGGGAGGACTTCCTCGACATGACGATGTCCCAGGCGCTGCTCTGGGCGTCGCAGAACATCGACCCCGCCAAGGTCCCCTCGGAGCTCACCCTCACCGAGCCCTACCTGATGGGCTCGCACTCGTCGGCGACCGGCGCCTGGGTGAGCGGTCCCGAGGACCTCGCCCGCGACGGCTACTTCTGGGGCTACAACCGCATGACCACGGTGCCGGGGCTCTTCGCCGCCGGGGACGGCGTCGGCGGCTCGGCGCACAAGTTCTCCTCGGGCTCGTACACCGAGGGACGGCTGGCCGCCAAGGGCGCGATCTCGTACATGACCGACAACCCCGGCAGCTTCGAGCACGACCCCGCCCGGGTGGAGGAGATCACCGGCGAGCTGTTCCAGCCCTACCGGGTCTTCGAGGAGGCGCACGGCTCCTCCACGAAGGAGGACATCAACCCGAACTACTTCTATCCGAAGCAGGGTCTCCACCGGCTGCAGAAGATCATGGACGAGTACTGCGCCGGGGTTGGGGCCAACTACATCACCAACGAGCCGACCCTGCGCCGCGGCATGGAGCTGATGGAGGTCTTCAAGGAGGACATGGCGAAGGTCGCCGCCCGCGACCGCCACGAGCTGCTGCGCTGCTGGGAGCTGCGCGACCGCATCTGGTGCGCCGAGGCCCACATGCGCCACATCCTCCACCGCGAGGAGACCCGCTGGCCCGGCTACTACTACCGGATGGACCATCCGAAGATCGACGACGAGAACTGGAAGGTGTTCGTCAACTCACGGTTCGACGCCGGCAACGGCGGGTGGAAGATGTCGACTCATCCCTGCCACACCCTGGTGCCGTGA